The Mustelus asterias unplaced genomic scaffold, sMusAst1.hap1.1 HAP1_SCAFFOLD_4281, whole genome shotgun sequence sequence aaaatgctggaatccatcattacagaagaaatagcaggccatctggataagaatggttcgattaagcagacgcagcatggattcatgaggggaaagtcgtgcttgacgaacttgttggatttttatgaagatgtgactagtgcggttgacggaggggaaccggtggatgcggtgtttttagatttccaaaaggcgtttgataaggtgcctcacaaaaggttgctgaagaagattagggcacacggagttgggggtagggtgttagcgtggatttgggattggctatccgacaggaagcagagagtcggaataaatgggtgcttttctggttggcggatggtaactagtggcgtgccgcagggatcgatactggggccgcaactgtttaccatttatatagacgatctggaggaggggactgagtgtagggtaacgaagtttgcagacgacacaaagataagtggaaaagtgaatcgtgtggagggcgtagaaggtctgcagagagatttggacaggctgagtgagtgggcgagggtctggcagatggagtataacgttgacaaatgcgaggttattcactttggaagaaataatagcaaattggattattatctaaatggaaaagagattacaacatgctgctgtgcagagggacctgggggtccttgtgcatcagacgcaaaaacccagtctgcaggtacaacaggtgatcaagaaggcaaatgggatgttggcctatatcgcgagggggatagaatataaaagcagagatgtcttgctgcacctgtacagggcattggtgaggccgcagctggaatactgtgtgcagtattggtccccttatttacggaaggatatattggcgttggagggagtgcagagaaggttcaccaggttgctaccagagatgaggggtgttgattatgaggagagactgagcagattgggtttgtactcgttggagtttagaaggctgaggggggatcttatagagacctataagataatgaaggggctagatagggtagaggtggagagattctttccacttagaaaggaagcgagaactagagggcacagcctcaaaataaagggggggtcagtttaggacagagttgaggaggaacttcttctctcagagggtggtgaatctctggaattcgctcaagtggtggaggctacctcgctgaatatgtttaaatcacgggtagatagttttctgatcgataagggaattaggggttatggggatcaggcgggtaagtggaactgatccacttcagatcagccatgatcttgttgaatggcggggcaggctcgaggggcgagatggcctactcccgctcctatttcttatgtcctgtgTCCGACATCATTGGGTGCTGGGTGATCTGGGTTTCCATTGGCTGTCAACTGGCGGGGAGGGGTTAAACAGGATCAGcgaccctccctcctcccctccgcaCTCCACCCATATttcctcgattccccctcccaccctctctccgtaTCCCCtcgactccccctccctccatccacactctccccgtatcccctcgattccccctccctcccccccgcaatctccccatatcccctcgattccccctccctccccccacactctccccgtatcccctcgattccccctccctcccccgcaccctccccgtatcccctcgattccccctccctaccccccgcactctccctgtatcccctcgattccccctccctcccccgcaccctccccgtatcccctcgattccccctccctaccccccgcactctccccatatcccctcgattccccctccctccccctgcactctccgtatcccctcgattccccctccctaccccccgcactctccccatatcccctcgattccccctccctcccccgcacactctccgtatcccctcgattccccctccctccccctgcactctcccgtatcccctcgattccccctccctccccccgcactctccccgtatctcctcgattccccctccctaccccctccactcttcccatatcccctcgatttcccccccgcactctccccgtattccctccctccccccgcactctccccgtatccccttgattccccctccctcccccccgcactctccccgtatcccctcgattccccttccctcccccccgcactctccccgtatcccctcgattccccctccctccccccctgcactctccccgtatcccctcgattccccctccctccccccgcactctccccgtatcccctcgattccccctccctccccctgcactctcccgtatcccctcgattccccctccctccccccgcactctccccgtatctcctcgattccccctccctacccctccactcttcccatatcccctcgatttcccccccgcactctccccgtattccctccctccccccgcactctccccgtatccccttgattccccctccctcccccccgcactctccccgtatcccctcgattccccttccctccccccccgcactctccccgtatcccctcgattccccctccctcccccctgcactctccccgtatcccctcgattccccctccctccccccgcactctccccgtatcccctcgattccccctccctccccctgcactctcccgtatcccctcgattccccctccctccccccgcactctccccgtatcccctcgattccccctccctccccctgcactctccccgtatcccctcgattctccctccctccccccgcactctccccgtatcccctccattcccccccctccccccgcactctccctgtatcccctccattccccctccctccccccgcactctccccgtatcccctcgattccccctccctccccccgtatcccctcgattccccctccctccccccgtatcccctcgattccccctccctccccccgtatcccctcgattccccctccctccccccgcactctccccgtatcccctcgattccccttccctcccccccgcactctccccgtatcccctcgattccccttccctcccccccgcactctccccgtatcccctcgattccccctccctccccccgcactctccccgtatctcctcgattccccctccctcaccccgcactctccccgtatcccctcgattccccctccctaccccccgcactctccccgtatcccctcgattccccctccctaccccccgcactctccccgtatcccctcgattccccctccctaccccccgcactctccccgtatacCCTCgattctgcctccctccccccgcactctccccgtatcccctcgattccccctctccccccccgcactctccccgtatcccctcgattccccctccccccccgcactctccccgtatcccctcgattccccctccctcccccgcactctccccgtatcccctcgactcccccacccttcccccgcactctccccgtatcccctcgattccccctccctcccccccgcactctccccgtatcccctcgattccccctccctcccccccgcactctccccgtatcccctcgattccccctccctccccccttactccccccgtatcccctcgattccccctccctacccctgcactctccctgtatcccctcgattccccctccctcccccctgcactctccccatatcccctcgattccccctccctccctcccccccttacaccccccgtatcccctcgattccccctccctccccccttactcccccgtatcccctcgattccccctccctcccccccttactctccctgtatcccctcgattcccccccccgcactctccccgtatcccctcgattccccctccctccccccccactctcccacccctactctccccgtatcccctcgattccccctccctcccccccgcactctccccatatcccctcgattccccctccctccccccgcactctccccgtatcccctcgattccccctcccctcccccccccgtactctccccgtatcccctcgattccccttccctccccccgcactctccccgtatcccctcgatttcccctccctccccccgcactctccccgtatcccctcgatttcccctccctccccccgcactatccccgtatcccctcgattccccctccctccccccgcactatccccgtatctcctcgattccccctccctcccaccgtactctccccgtgtcccctcgattccccctccctcccccccgcaatctcCCCATATCTCCTTGACTCCCccctcccgcactctccccgtatcccctctattctgcctcccaccctccctcccccgcacactccccctcctccccctccccccctcccctcccccctccccgtatcccctcgattccccctccctccccgtatcccctcgattctccccccccctcccacactctccccgtatcccctcgattccccttcCCCGTATccgtgtgaatggagagagggcccCTGTAATGACccgattacctgtgaagactcacattccaaccgttatcttggAATTGAGTCTGTGTCCATCGATGCCCAGTTTGTGAAACAACTCGTccgctcacccgatgaaggagcggcgcaccgaaagctcgtgattgcaaataaaccaggtggacttgaacctggtccAATGAGGACAGACCGAGAGTCCTTCTCCTCACGGGGACAATCCCTCTCacccctggaatcaatctcgtgaactctcccttactctctccctctcgggtcaAGGATGTTCCTCTCTTGGGGAAGGAGATTGGGAACTGGACCCAAgactggtctcaccaaggctttgctctctctctctctccccccatccagGAGGTGACGTCCGTCTTGCGTCGGGTCAAGGAGCTACGCCGCCTCTCGCAGCGACTGCAGCGAGTCCACCCCAACGTACTGGCCAAGGTGTTGAAGAAGGGGGTGCTGTTTCGCAACGAGGACTGGGTGGTGGTGGACAAGCCTTATGGAGTGCCAATGGAAGGtatggggacggggagggagcgaaTGAAACATCGAGTGACGGGACTCAAGAGCGGGAAAGGCATGTCGCTGGGTGAGAGTTaaccctccctccttctctctcctctcaccttcccccccccccccccacccaccccccttttCCTCTCTCTTCCCACTCCGCAGCCGATCCCGCCACGGGCACCGGGATTCAAGAGGTGCTGCCAGTCCTGGCTAAGATGATGTATGGGATGAAGGCAGAGCCCCTCCATGTCTGCCACAGGCTGGACAAGGACACCACCGGGGCCATGATCCTGGCCAGGGACGAGACGTCGGCCCAAGGAATGAACCTGCGTTTCCGGATGCACCAAGTCATCAAGAAATACTGGTAATGgggcgaggaggagggggggggttatAAACTCTGTCACCCTCCGCTGTTTCAATCCACGTgtgtgttagaacaaagaaaattccagcacagggacaggcccttcggcccctcctgcaccgaccatgctgcccccgactgaactaaaaccccctccccttccggggaccgtatccctctattcccatcctattcatggatgtgtccagacgccccttaaaactcacgaccgtatccgcttccactccctcccccggcagcgagttccaggcacccaccaccctctgtgtaaaaaacctgcctcatacatctcctttaaaccttgcccctcgccccttaaacctgtgcccccccgagtaactgactcttccaccctggggggaaaaagcttctgactatccactctgcccctcataatcctgtagacttctatcaggtcgcccctcaacctccgtcgctccagtgagaacaaaccaagtttctccaacctctcctcatagctaatgtcctccagaccaggacaacatcctggtaaatcttttctgtaccctctccaaagcctccacatccttctggtagtgtggcgaccagaattgaacactatattccaagtgcggcctaactaaggttctacaaagctgcaacatgacttgccaatttttaaactcaacgccccggccgatgaaggtaagcatgccgtatgccttcttgactaccttctccacctgcgttgccactttcagtgacctgtgtccctgtacacccagatccctctgcctatcaatactcttaagggttctgccatttactgtatatttcctatctgtattagaccttccaaaatgcattacctcacatttgtctggattaaactccatctgccatctctccgcccaagtctccaaccgatctatatcctgctgtatcctctgatggtcctcatcgctatccgcaaatccaccaacctttgtgtcgtctgcaaacttactaatcaaaccagttacattttcctccaaatcatttatatatattacaaacagcaaaggtcccagcactgatccctgaggaacaccacttgtcacaaccctccattcagaaacagccccttccactgctaccctctgtcttctttgaccgagccagttttgaatccaccttgccagctcacctctgatcccatgcgacttcaccttctgcaccagtctgccatgagggaccttattacAGTATGAAAAGTATCAGCCCCGTCTCTCAGTCCGTGTGTGTTATAACTGTATtaatctccatctctctccctctctcagggcgATTACTGTTGGGATTCCTGTCCCATCTCAAGGTGTTATCGACATTCCCATGGTAGAGAGAGAGGTCAACAGCCCCAGGAAGCATTATAAGGTCAGTGAcatcccccacactgtcccccatcaaacactcccaggacaggtacagcacggggttagatacagagtaaagctccctctacactgtcccccatcaaacactcccaggacaggtacagcacggggttagatacagagtaaagctccctcgacactgtcccccatcaaacactcccaggacaggtacagcacggggtgagatacagagtaaagctccctccacactgtccccatcaaacacccccaggacaggtacagcacggggttagatacagagtaaagctccctctacactgtccccatcaaacacccccaggacaggcacagcacggggttagatacagagtaaagctccctctacacagtccccatcaaacactcccaggacaggtacagcacggggttagatacagagtaaagctccctctacactgtcccccatcaaacaccccaggacaggcacagcacggggttagatacagagtaaagctccctctacactgtccccatcaaacactcccaggacaggtacagcacggggttagatacagagtaaagctccctccacactgtccccatcaaacactcataggacagggacagcacggggttagatacagagtaaagctccctctacactgtcccccatcaaacactcccaggacaggtacagcacggggttagatacagagtaaagctccctcgacactgtcccccatcaaacactcccaggacaggtacagcacggggttagatacagagtaaagctccctctacactgtccccatcaaacactcccaggacaggtacagcacggggttagatacagagtaaagctccctctacactgtccccatcaaacactcccaggactggtacagcacggggttagatacagagtaaagctccctctacactgtcccccatcaaacactcccaggacaggtacaccgcggggttagatacagagtaaagctccctctacactgtcccccatcaaacactcccagggcagggacagcacggggttagatacagagtaaagctccctctacactgtcccccatcaaacactcccaggacagggacagcacggggttagatacagagtaaagctccctctacactgtcccccatcaaacactcccaggacaggtacagcacggggttagatacagagtaaagctccctctacactgtcccccatcaaacactcccaggacaggtacagcacggggttagatacagagtaaagctccctctacactgtcccccatcaaacactcccaggacaggtacagcacggggttagatacagagtaaagctccctctacactgtcccccatcaaacactcccaggacaggtacagcacggggttagatacagagtaaagctccctctacactgtcccccatcaaacactcccaggacaggacagcacggggttagatacagagtaaagctccctctacactgtcccccatcaaacactcccaggacaggtacagcacagggttagatacagagtaaagctccctctacattgtccccatcaaacactcccaggacaggtacagcacggggttagatacagagtaaagctccctctacactgtcccccatcaaacactcccgggacagggacaacacggggttagatacagagtaaagctccctctacactgttcccatcaaacactcccaggacagggacagcacggggttagatacagagtaaagctccctcgacactgtccccatcaaacactcccaggacaggtacagcacggggttagatacagaggaaagctccctctacactgtcccctatcaaacactcccaggacaggtacagcacggggttagatacagagtaaagctccctccacactgtcccccatcaaacactcccaggacaggtacagcacggggttagatacagagtaaagctccctctacactgtcccccatcaaacactcccaggacaggtacggcacggggttagatacagagtaaagctccctctacactgtccccatcaaacactcccaggacaggtacagcacggggttagatacagagtaaagctccctctgcactgtcccccatcaaacactcccaggacaggtacagcacggggttagatacagagtaaagctccctcttcactgtcccccatcaaacactcccaggacaggtacagcacggggttagatacagagtaaagctccctctacactgtcccccatcaaacactcccaggacaggtacagcacgcggttagatacagagtaaagctccctctacactgtcccccatcaaacactcccaggacacggggttagatacagagtaaagctccctccacactgtcccccatcaaacactcccaggacaggtacagcacagggttagatacaaagtaaagctccctctacactgtcccccatcaaacactcccaggacaggtacagcacggggttagatacagagtaaagctccctctacactgtcccccatcaaacactcccaggacaggtacagcacggggttagatacagagtaaagctccctctacactgtccccatcaaacactcccaggacagctacagcacggggttagatacagagtaaagctccctctacactgtccccatcaaacactcccaggacaggtacagcacggggttaggtacagagtaaagctccctctacactgtccccatcaaacactcccaggacaggtacagcacggggttagatacagagtaaagctccctctacactgtcccccatcaaacactcccaggacaggtacagcacggggttagatacagagtaaagctccctctccactgtccccatcaaacactcccaggacaggtacaacacggggttagatacagagtaaagctccctctacactgtcccccatcaaacactcccaggacaggtacagcacggggttagatacagagtaaagccccctctccactgtccccatcaaacactcccaggacaggtacaacacggggttagatacagagtaaagctccctctacactgtccccatcaaacactcccaggacaggtacagcacggggttagatacagagtaaagctccctctacactgtccccatcaaacactcccaggacaggtacagcacggggttagatacagagtaaagttccctctacactgttcccatcaaacactcccaggacaggtacagcacggggttagatacagagtgaagctccctctacactgtccccatcaaacactcccaggacaggtacagcatggggttagatacagagtaaagctccctctacactgtcccccatcaaacactcccaggacaggtacagcacggggttagatacagagtaaagctccctctacactgtcccccatcaaacactcccaggacaggtacagcacggggttagatacagagtaaagctccctctacactgtcccccatcaaacactcccaggacaggtacaacacggggttagatacagagtaaagctccctctacactgtcccccatcaaacactcccaggacaggtacagcacggggttagatacagtgtaaagctctctcactcactctctctctcacgcacagatgGCCTTGGCTCCCCTTTTCCGTGTGGGTGATGTGGAAGGCACCCTGTTCCGGGTGCGCCAGAACCGTGCCGCTCACAGCGCAGTTACCTACTACCGGGTTGTCGGAAGCTCCGGACGCACGGCCCTGGTGGAGTTGCAGCCCGTCACAGGTGAGGGGTGTTCCTGCGTGCGCTGCCACTGTCGGTGGGGTCTGAGTGAcagggtgggggtagggctggACCGACTACCAGTTGACGCGAGGCAGCACCCGAGGGTGCCCTGCTCCGACTGCACCCCTGTGTGGGAACCCCTTGGGAGGAAGCCCCCTTATCCCGGCAAAGTTCCTCACGTCTGTGTCgttaggttggttaagaaggttaaggctcatgggatacaaggagaagtggctagatgggtggagaactggcttggccataggagacagagggtagtggtcgaagggtctttttctggctggaggtctgtgaccagtggtgttccgcagggctctgtactgggacctctgctatttgtgatatatagaaatgatttggaagaaggtgtaactggtgttatcagcaagtttgcggatgacacgaagatggctggacttgcggatagcgaagagcattgtcgggcaatacagcaagatatagataggctg is a genomic window containing:
- the LOC144491040 gene encoding pseudouridylate synthase RPUSD4, mitochondrial-like, whose product is EVTSVLRRVKELRRLSQRLQRVHPNVLAKVLKKGVLFRNEDWVVVDKPYGVPMEADPATGTGIQEVLPVLAKMMYGMKAEPLHVCHRLDKDTTGAMILARDETSAQGMNLRFRMHQVIKKYWAITVGIPVPSQGVIDIPMVEREVNSPRKHYKMALAPLFRVGDVEGTLFRVRQNRAAHSAVTYYRVVGSSGRTALVELQPVTGVKHQIRVHLALGLGCPVLGDHKYSKWNSLEPQRLPDGVLRRLGLTQPKSRHLPLHLHGRQLEVPGGVSGEGDGGCEPDPLFSVTCQPPRYFLQTLKHLRIRWQENDSPPSPPGAGQGKPSLPPSLPPPGVGQGKPSLPPPG